One window of Triticum dicoccoides isolate Atlit2015 ecotype Zavitan chromosome 5A, WEW_v2.0, whole genome shotgun sequence genomic DNA carries:
- the LOC119304160 gene encoding pentatricopeptide repeat-containing protein At4g20090-like codes for MSRLIPRRLHRAVSAGGATFSSSSPSSLRSTEPTTAATSNAIVNLVAAGGDGGSLEADLDRLGPPLSDAAVSAALRALTERGVPACRFFAWLSRHRGAPPSARAHNLLVQNAGRLADYPAMARALDQVSARRLPLTEQAFAFLEAAPRSSSSASSVDDAVRATLTILDGAGGPCRASGVFSLVKALSSIGELDAAVWVIEETARRANYYNVLLAAKCKAGDFRGAREVFDEMRKGSCGPNANSWNYLLGCLLKNGRATEACDLVETMERSDHDDIPNSLTYEILTYHACKAGKMDSARQILDQLFSENLTPRITIHTAFIKGYFYTGRIEDACDYVRAMSTRDSHSTNRNYSLLAKLLHRSGRIVEAGSVLYELMEKGLRPDHSAYVTVSKGLHKMGRGDLSAELKSLFQKFIVQSDERDCQLHLAFLQTSCCLTSPTLQKA; via the coding sequence ATGTCTCGTCTCATCCCCCGGCGGCTCCACCGCGCCGTCTCCGCCGGCGGCGCGACCTTCTCCTCCTCGAGCCCCTCGAGCCTCCGCAGcaccgaacccaccaccgccgccacctcaAATGCGATCGTCAACCTCGTCGCggcaggcggcgacggcggcagccTGGAGGCCGACCTGGACCGCCTCGGCCCGCCCCTCTCCGACGCCGCTGTGTCGGCGGCGCTCCGCGCGCTCACGGAGCGCGGCGTCCCCGCGTGCCGCTTCTTCGCCTGGCTCTCCCGGCACAGGGGCGCCCCCCCGAGCGCCCGCGCCCACAACCTGCTCGTCCAGAACGCCGGCAGGCTGGCCGACTACCCCGCCATGGCCCGCGCCCTCGACCAAGTGTCGGCGCGGCGGCTCCCCCTTACCGAGCAGGCCTTCGCGTTCCTGGAGGCCGCGCCGAGGTCGTCCTCATCTGCGAGCAGCGTGGATGACGCGGTGAGGGCGACTCTGACGATTTTGGATGGTGCCGGTGGCCCGTGCCGCGCGTCCGGCGTGTTCTCGCTGGTCAAGGCGTTGTCCTCGATCGGCGAGCTCGACGCGGCCGTGTGGGTGATCGAGGAGACGGCGAGGAGGGCGAACTACTACAATGTCCTCTTGGCCGCCAAGTGCAAGGCTGGTGACTTCCGGGGCGCCCgtgaggtgttcgacgaaatgaggAAGGGGAGCTGCGGCCCAAATGCCAACTCCTGGAACTACCTCCTGGGGTGCCTGCTGAAGAATGGCAGGGCCACCGAAGCGTGCGACCTTGTTGAGACCATGGAGAGGTCGGACCACGACGACATCCCGAACTCACTGACGTACGAGATCCTCACATACCACGCCTGTAAGGCGGGGAAGATGGATTCGGCAAGGCAGATTCTCGATCAGTTGTTCTCAGAAAATCTGACGCCGAGGATTACAATCCACACAGCCTTCATCAAAGGGTACTTCTATACTGGGAGAATCGAAGATGCTTGCGATTATGTGAGGGCTATGAGCACCAGGGATTCACACTCCACGAACAGGAACTACAGCCTGCTCGCCAAGCTGTTGCACAGGTCGGGGAGGATCGTCGAGGCAGGAAGTGTCCTGTATGAGTTGATGGAGAAGGGCCTCAGGCCTGACCATTCTGCTTATGTTACAGTGTCCAAAGGTTTGCACAAGATGGGAAGGGGAGATCTGTCTGCTGAATTGAAGTCCTTGTTTCAGAAATTCATTGTACAGTCAG